One window of the Janthinobacterium sp. PAMC25594 genome contains the following:
- a CDS encoding gamma carbonic anhydrase family protein yields the protein MPVSSYLNTRPVVGERVYLHDTAQVIGDVQIGDDCSIWCNSVLRGDVNRIVIGEGSNIQDFSMGHVSHKNAAKPDGSPLTIGKYVTIGHSVILHGCTIGDECLIGMGSIVMDDVVVEKHVMLGAGSLVSPGKVLESGHLYVGRPAAKVRALTDAEIAYLRYSAEHYVRVKNNYLAGGDAA from the coding sequence ATGCCTGTCAGCTCCTACCTGAATACCCGTCCCGTCGTGGGCGAGCGCGTCTACCTGCATGACACGGCGCAAGTGATTGGCGATGTGCAGATCGGCGACGACTGCTCCATCTGGTGCAACAGCGTGCTGCGCGGCGACGTCAACCGCATCGTCATCGGCGAGGGCAGCAATATCCAGGACTTTTCCATGGGCCATGTGTCGCACAAGAATGCGGCCAAGCCCGACGGTTCGCCCTTGACCATCGGCAAGTACGTGACCATCGGCCACTCCGTGATTTTGCATGGCTGCACCATTGGCGACGAATGCCTGATCGGCATGGGCAGCATCGTCATGGATGACGTGGTGGTGGAAAAACACGTGATGCTGGGCGCGGGCAGCCTGGTGTCGCCGGGCAAGGTGCTGGAAAGCGGCCATCTGTACGTGGGCCGGCCCGCCGCCAAGGTGCGTGCGCTGACGGACGCCGAGATCGCCTACCTGCGCTATTCGGCCGAGCATTACGTACGCGTCAAAAACAATTACCTGGCCGGTGGCGACGCCGCCTGA
- a CDS encoding gluconokinase encodes MPAARWVVMGVSGCGKSAVGGLLADALHVPYVEGDDVHSPENVARMAAGIALDDADRAGWLAALRDRIATARAQGGGLVVSCSALKRAYRDVLREGDPALRLVHLDGPRAVLERRMQRPGHFMPPSLLDSQLATLQPLQADEAGIVLDIRQPLPILLEQILQAS; translated from the coding sequence ATGCCCGCCGCGCGCTGGGTCGTGATGGGCGTCTCCGGCTGCGGCAAGAGCGCCGTCGGCGGCCTGTTGGCCGACGCCTTGCACGTGCCCTACGTGGAAGGCGACGACGTGCATTCCCCGGAAAACGTGGCCAGGATGGCGGCCGGCATCGCGCTCGACGATGCCGACCGGGCCGGCTGGCTGGCCGCCCTGCGCGACCGGATCGCCACGGCCCGCGCGCAAGGCGGCGGCCTGGTCGTCTCCTGCTCGGCCCTGAAGCGCGCCTACCGCGACGTGCTGCGCGAAGGCGACCCGGCCCTGCGCCTTGTCCACCTGGACGGCCCGCGCGCCGTGCTGGAGCGCCGCATGCAGCGTCCCGGCCATTTCATGCCGCCCAGCCTGCTCGACAGCCAGCTGGCCACCCTGCAGCCCCTGCAAGCGGACGAGGCCGGCATCGTGCTCGACATCCGCCAGCCGCTGCCCATTTTGCTGGAACAGATCCTGCAGGCGTCCTGA
- a CDS encoding acyl-CoA desaturase encodes MSAVSLDSHRVRATHAGSVLDGAVRYAPLPSLWLMAMLAGAVTGALFFFSWTGLLLFVSGTAIVLLFGHSLGSHRKLIHDSFHCPTWLEYVLVYLGVLVGLSGPLGLLRQHELRDYAQRLPDCHPYLRHGAGFWRDAWWQLHCRLDLDHPPHVAIEPRIGHDRFYRFLEATWMLQQLPWAVLFYAWGGWGFVCWGVCARVSAGVLGHWLIGYFAHNHGQMHFHVDGAAVQGRNIRLTSLLTMGECWHNNHHAYPGSARLGLLPGEWDPGWWVLLLWQRMGLVSGLRLPQDLAPRPELRRLDHADNQAASPPAR; translated from the coding sequence ATGTCCGCAGTCAGCCTGGACAGCCACCGCGTCCGCGCCACGCACGCCGGCAGCGTGCTCGACGGCGCGGTGCGCTACGCGCCTCTGCCCTCGCTGTGGCTGATGGCCATGCTGGCCGGCGCCGTGACGGGCGCCCTGTTTTTCTTCAGCTGGACCGGCCTGCTGCTGTTTGTCAGCGGCACGGCCATCGTCCTGCTGTTCGGCCACTCGCTGGGCAGCCACCGCAAACTGATCCACGACAGCTTTCATTGCCCAACATGGCTGGAATATGTACTCGTCTACCTGGGTGTGCTGGTGGGACTCAGTGGCCCGCTGGGCCTGCTTCGCCAGCACGAACTGCGCGACTATGCCCAGCGCCTGCCCGACTGTCACCCCTATTTGCGCCACGGCGCCGGTTTCTGGCGCGATGCTTGGTGGCAATTACACTGCCGCCTGGACCTCGACCATCCGCCGCACGTCGCCATCGAGCCGCGCATCGGGCACGACCGTTTTTACCGTTTTCTGGAAGCCACCTGGATGCTGCAGCAACTGCCGTGGGCCGTGCTGTTCTACGCCTGGGGTGGCTGGGGCTTCGTCTGCTGGGGAGTGTGCGCGCGGGTCAGCGCCGGCGTGCTCGGTCACTGGCTGATCGGCTACTTCGCCCACAACCATGGGCAAATGCACTTCCATGTCGATGGCGCCGCCGTGCAAGGCAGGAATATCCGCCTGACGTCGCTGCTGACCATGGGCGAATGCTGGCACAACAACCACCACGCGTATCCGGGCTCGGCCAGGCTGGGCCTGCTGCCGGGCGAATGGGACCCGGGCTGGTGGGTCTTGCTGCTGTGGCAACGCATGGGCCTGGTGTCCGGCCTGCGCCTGCCGCAAGACCTGGCGCCGCGCCCGGAACTGCGCCGCCTCGATCATGCCGACAATCAGGCGGCGTCGCCACCGGCCAGGTAA
- a CDS encoding OmpA family protein, which produces MQFIYKQLRRGFLGLFMLGLLAACQSTPETKPLFNAEQVATLKEQGFNQTDEGWELSFTDKLLFDFGASSLTAPSRAAIQKISAALLKVGITHMRVEGHTDNEGAELLNNKLSLARANVVADAMGVAGIPRGNIVVKGLGMSKPVASNATKAGQAENRRVTVIVSAP; this is translated from the coding sequence ATGCAATTCATCTACAAGCAATTACGCCGCGGCTTCCTCGGTCTGTTCATGCTGGGCCTGTTGGCCGCCTGCCAGAGCACGCCAGAGACAAAACCGCTGTTCAACGCCGAACAAGTCGCCACCCTGAAGGAACAAGGTTTCAACCAGACGGACGAAGGCTGGGAACTGAGCTTTACCGACAAGCTGCTGTTCGATTTCGGCGCTTCCAGCCTGACGGCGCCGAGCCGGGCCGCCATCCAGAAAATCAGCGCCGCCCTGCTGAAAGTGGGCATCACCCACATGCGCGTGGAAGGCCATACGGACAACGAAGGTGCCGAACTGCTCAACAACAAGCTGTCGCTGGCGCGCGCCAACGTGGTGGCCGATGCGATGGGCGTGGCCGGCATTCCACGCGGCAATATCGTCGTCAAGGGCCTGGGCATGAGCAAGCCCGTGGCCTCGAACGCCACCAAGGCTGGCCAGGCGGAAAACCGCCGCGTCACCGTCATCGTCTCGGCGCCTTGA
- a CDS encoding YfiR family protein codes for MPSSPRHRQRCAPPALPVLLTSLLASLFAIGVLAPVAAWAQTGAAADARRPAEVAQVLFGIISYVRWPVAHPEVRVCMLGAPRYGAAIVDKPASSLGQRIRVKVPAAAAAAGDCDVIYLGSLPEGEREHLLAQIIGKPILSVAEPGTSCSVGTMFCLRLNDAQIGFDVNLDAIARSGLRVHPNALQIARRKAAPP; via the coding sequence GTGCCCTCCTCCCCCCGCCACCGGCAGCGCTGCGCGCCGCCCGCCCTGCCCGTGCTGCTGACCTCGCTGCTGGCCTCGCTGTTCGCCATCGGCGTGCTGGCGCCGGTCGCGGCGTGGGCGCAGACGGGCGCGGCGGCCGACGCCAGACGGCCGGCCGAAGTGGCCCAGGTCCTGTTTGGCATCATCAGCTATGTGCGCTGGCCCGTGGCGCATCCGGAAGTGCGCGTCTGCATGCTCGGTGCCCCCCGCTACGGGGCGGCCATCGTCGACAAACCCGCCTCCAGCCTGGGCCAGCGCATCCGCGTGAAAGTCCCGGCGGCGGCCGCCGCTGCCGGCGACTGCGACGTCATCTACCTGGGCAGCCTGCCCGAGGGAGAGCGCGAACACCTGCTGGCGCAGATCATCGGCAAACCGATTTTATCGGTCGCCGAACCTGGCACGTCCTGCAGCGTGGGCACCATGTTCTGCCTGCGCCTGAACGACGCGCAGATCGGTTTTGACGTCAACCTCGACGCCATCGCCCGCAGCGGCCTGCGCGTGCATCCGAACGCCTTGCAAATTGCACGTCGCAAGGCAGCGCCGCCATGA
- a CDS encoding Na+/H+ antiporter produces MHTVTIILILVLTVVLCGFLARSRWVKLPLPLIQIAGGTGLALFGVQVPLDPDIFFLLFIPPLLFLDGWRIPKGAFFSDARSILMLAIGLVLFTVLGMGFFIDWLIPSVPLAVAFALGAILSPTDPVAVSAIAAGNPIPPRLMHILEGESLLNDASGLVCFTFAVGAMMTGGFSIGAASLSFLQEAGGGIVIGLAISWGVGLANKWLVSKVGEEPGLQILISILIPFAAYLGAEQIHGSGILAAATAGVSMHYADLIGRPLAATRTQRKAVWDTVQLVLNGVIFVMLGAQLPTTVAGLPAASMEVGAGSAWKLPLFVVAITVGLTFMRFIWVFISMKLTLFKHHKKMAGEPKDAALLARPSLRLLLVASFAGVRGALTLAGILTLPLFLPDGNRFPARDLVIFLAMGVILLSLILASVTLPLLTKGLVFAPPARRSTEERDARAAAAEAAIARLEKVCEGIDKNDKQQVVTEAANRLIEAYRRRLAYGESSNDEATRLQELAKAERALRLEALNAERDELYRRRISGELDDTIHLRLLREIDLLEATLEE; encoded by the coding sequence ATGCATACCGTTACCATCATCCTCATCCTCGTCTTGACCGTCGTCCTGTGCGGCTTTCTCGCCCGCTCGCGCTGGGTCAAGCTGCCGCTGCCCCTGATCCAGATCGCCGGCGGCACGGGATTGGCCCTGTTTGGCGTGCAAGTGCCGCTCGATCCCGACATTTTCTTCCTGCTTTTCATCCCGCCGCTGCTGTTTCTCGATGGCTGGCGCATTCCCAAGGGCGCCTTCTTTTCCGATGCGCGCTCGATCCTGATGCTGGCCATCGGCCTGGTGCTGTTTACCGTGCTGGGCATGGGTTTCTTCATCGACTGGCTGATTCCCAGCGTGCCGCTGGCCGTCGCCTTCGCGCTGGGCGCCATCCTCTCGCCGACGGACCCCGTGGCCGTGTCGGCGATCGCGGCCGGCAATCCGATTCCGCCGCGCCTGATGCACATCCTCGAAGGCGAATCCCTGCTCAACGACGCCTCGGGCCTGGTCTGCTTCACGTTTGCCGTCGGCGCCATGATGACGGGCGGCTTTTCCATCGGCGCCGCTTCGCTGAGTTTCCTGCAGGAAGCGGGCGGCGGCATCGTCATCGGCCTGGCCATCTCGTGGGGCGTGGGCCTGGCGAATAAATGGCTGGTGAGCAAGGTCGGTGAGGAACCGGGCCTGCAAATCCTCATCAGCATCCTGATTCCGTTCGCCGCCTACCTGGGCGCCGAACAAATCCACGGCTCGGGCATCCTGGCCGCCGCCACGGCGGGCGTGTCCATGCATTACGCAGACCTGATCGGCCGCCCGCTGGCCGCCACGCGCACCCAGCGCAAGGCCGTGTGGGATACCGTGCAACTGGTCTTGAATGGCGTGATCTTCGTCATGCTGGGCGCGCAACTGCCCACCACCGTGGCCGGCTTGCCCGCCGCCTCCATGGAAGTGGGCGCCGGCAGCGCCTGGAAACTGCCCCTGTTCGTCGTCGCCATCACGGTGGGGCTGACCTTCATGCGCTTCATCTGGGTCTTCATCTCGATGAAACTGACCCTGTTCAAGCACCACAAGAAAATGGCCGGCGAACCGAAGGACGCGGCGCTGCTGGCCCGCCCCAGCCTGCGCCTGCTGCTGGTGGCCTCGTTTGCGGGCGTGCGCGGCGCGCTGACCCTGGCCGGCATCCTGACCCTGCCGTTGTTCTTGCCTGACGGAAATCGTTTCCCCGCGCGCGACCTGGTCATCTTCCTGGCCATGGGGGTGATTTTGCTGTCGCTGATATTGGCCAGCGTCACCCTGCCCCTGCTGACCAAGGGCCTGGTGTTCGCGCCGCCCGCGCGCCGCTCGACGGAAGAGCGCGATGCCCGCGCCGCCGCCGCCGAAGCGGCCATCGCGCGGCTGGAAAAAGTGTGCGAAGGCATCGACAAGAATGACAAGCAGCAAGTCGTCACCGAGGCGGCCAACCGCCTGATCGAAGCCTACCGGCGCCGCCTCGCGTACGGCGAAAGCAGCAACGACGAGGCGACGCGGCTGCAGGAACTGGCCAAGGCCGAACGGGCGCTGCGCCTGGAAGCGCTGAACGCGGAACGCGATGAACTGTACCGCCGCCGCATCTCGGGCGAACTGGACGACACCATCCATTTGCGCCTGCTGCGCGAAATCGACTTGCTGGAAGCGACACTGGAAGAATAG
- a CDS encoding HAD-IA family hydrolase — MSALPSPFSPPPPSAAGRYRAFLFDMDGTVINSIAAAERIWGTWAQRQGLDVATFLPTIHGARSVDTIARLRLPGIDAQRESQGITDAEIIDVAGIIEIAGALRFLQSLPPAQWAIVTSAPRALATARLKAAGMPIPAIMVTAEDVKAGKPKPDCYLLAAEKLGVAPVDCLVFEDASVGIEAGEAAGAKIMVVTATHAHPLATRHPAIASYENIVATVDDDGFIVLAQSSDPAAAAPATR; from the coding sequence ATGTCCGCACTGCCCTCGCCGTTTTCACCCCCGCCACCATCGGCCGCCGGCCGCTATCGGGCTTTTCTGTTTGACATGGACGGCACCGTCATCAATTCCATCGCCGCCGCCGAACGCATCTGGGGCACCTGGGCGCAGCGCCAGGGCCTCGATGTAGCGACCTTTTTACCCACCATCCACGGGGCGCGCTCGGTCGATACCATCGCCAGACTGCGCTTGCCCGGCATCGACGCGCAACGCGAATCGCAGGGCATCACGGATGCGGAAATCATCGATGTGGCAGGGATTATTGAAATCGCGGGCGCGCTGCGCTTTTTACAGTCGCTGCCGCCCGCGCAATGGGCCATCGTCACCTCGGCGCCGCGCGCGCTGGCGACGGCGCGCCTGAAGGCGGCCGGCATGCCCATTCCCGCCATCATGGTGACGGCGGAAGACGTCAAGGCGGGTAAACCAAAACCCGATTGCTACCTGCTGGCGGCGGAAAAACTGGGCGTGGCGCCCGTCGATTGCCTGGTGTTCGAGGATGCGTCCGTCGGCATCGAGGCGGGCGAAGCGGCGGGAGCGAAAATCATGGTGGTCACCGCCACGCATGCGCACCCGCTGGCCACGCGCCATCCGGCCATCGCCAGCTATGAGAACATCGTGGCGACCGTCGATGACGATGGTTTCATCGTGCTGGCGCAGTCATCTGACCCTGCTGCTGCAGCACCCGCGACAAGATAG
- a CDS encoding META domain-containing protein, whose translation MLHRLTHRLKYLSLAAAIAMAGGCAATSDSARPDNGLAPQASLTNTYWKLTQLDGAPVTMAPQQEREVRITLTDDGKVQGFTGCNRVMGGYTLAGTALRFTQLAGTRMACPPPLMQLESAVLANLNSVTGYQLEGEKLILLKDGAPVARFESVYL comes from the coding sequence ATGCTGCATCGCCTGACGCATCGTCTCAAATACCTGTCCCTCGCCGCCGCCATCGCCATGGCCGGCGGCTGCGCCGCCACGTCCGACAGCGCCAGGCCAGACAACGGCCTGGCGCCGCAGGCCAGCCTGACGAATACCTACTGGAAGCTGACGCAGCTCGATGGCGCCCCGGTGACGATGGCGCCGCAGCAGGAGCGCGAAGTGCGCATCACCCTCACCGACGATGGCAAGGTCCAGGGTTTTACGGGCTGCAACCGCGTGATGGGTGGCTATACGCTGGCTGGCACGGCCCTGCGTTTCACGCAACTGGCCGGCACGCGCATGGCCTGCCCGCCGCCCCTGATGCAGCTGGAAAGCGCGGTATTGGCCAACTTGAACAGCGTGACGGGCTACCAGCTTGAGGGCGAGAAGCTGATCCTGCTCAAGGATGGCGCGCCCGTGGCCCGTTTTGAATCGGTCTACCTGTGA
- a CDS encoding benzoate/H(+) symporter BenE family transporter, whose translation MTTTTTTTAAMADRLRWRDLAAPTLAACISVFVNYGGTFVLVFQAAQLAQLSAAQTASWVWSLSIGVGVTGIWLSYRYRAPIITAWSTPGVAFLATVMPHTPYAEVIGAYMVSAIAFILLGMSGAFERLVRLIPGGIAAGLLAGILLQFGVNAFGGASADPLLVAVLLLSYAVLRRFTARFAVVGIMLIGLALLLAQGRIDAHGIELALVAPVFEMPRFSVASLLGVALPLFLITLTGQYMPGMLVLRNDGYPVSANPILTVTGLGSLLMAPFGAHAFNVAAITAAICTGKDAHADPSKRYVAGLACGVLYILVGIFGVTLASLFMVLPRSFITALAGLALLGAIGNSLAQAMADVRMRETALITFLATAANVTLLGVGGALWGLAAGLAAHGLMHGWRKAA comes from the coding sequence ATGACAACCACCACCACAACAACCGCCGCCATGGCCGACCGGCTGCGCTGGCGCGATCTTGCGGCCCCCACGCTGGCCGCCTGCATCTCCGTGTTCGTCAACTATGGCGGCACCTTCGTGCTGGTGTTTCAGGCGGCCCAGCTGGCCCAGCTGAGCGCGGCGCAGACGGCATCCTGGGTCTGGTCGCTGAGCATCGGCGTGGGCGTGACGGGCATCTGGCTCAGCTATCGCTACCGCGCGCCCATCATCACGGCCTGGTCCACACCCGGCGTGGCCTTCCTGGCCACCGTCATGCCGCACACGCCGTATGCCGAGGTGATCGGCGCCTACATGGTGTCGGCCATCGCCTTCATTCTGCTGGGCATGTCCGGCGCCTTCGAGCGCCTGGTGCGGCTGATTCCTGGCGGCATCGCGGCCGGTTTGCTGGCCGGCATTCTGCTGCAGTTCGGCGTGAATGCGTTTGGCGGCGCCAGCGCCGACCCGCTGCTGGTGGCGGTGCTGCTGCTGTCGTACGCCGTGCTGCGCCGCTTCACGGCACGCTTTGCCGTGGTGGGCATCATGCTGATCGGCCTGGCACTGCTGCTGGCGCAGGGGCGCATCGATGCGCACGGCATCGAACTGGCCCTGGTCGCGCCCGTCTTCGAGATGCCGCGCTTTTCCGTGGCGTCGCTCTTGGGCGTGGCGCTGCCCCTGTTCCTGATCACCTTGACGGGGCAATACATGCCCGGCATGCTGGTGCTGCGCAATGACGGTTACCCCGTCAGTGCCAATCCCATTTTGACGGTGACGGGACTCGGTTCGCTGCTCATGGCGCCGTTCGGCGCGCACGCCTTCAACGTGGCCGCCATCACGGCCGCCATCTGCACGGGCAAGGATGCCCATGCGGACCCGTCGAAACGCTATGTCGCGGGGCTGGCGTGCGGCGTGCTGTACATCCTGGTGGGCATCTTCGGCGTCACCCTGGCCAGCCTGTTCATGGTCTTGCCGCGCAGTTTTATTACGGCGCTGGCGGGCCTGGCCCTGCTGGGCGCCATCGGCAACAGCCTGGCACAGGCGATGGCGGACGTGCGCATGCGCGAAACGGCGCTGATCACTTTCCTGGCGACGGCGGCGAACGTGACCTTGCTGGGCGTGGGCGGCGCCCTGTGGGGGCTGGCGGCCGGCCTGGCGGCGCATGGGCTGATGCATGGCTGGCGCAAGGCGGCTTGA
- a CDS encoding DUF3144 domain-containing protein, which translates to MNTPTTKPAPGPEFWERADQVIALANEQCQHSGGNEVATSLLYAAARFNAFLVASKSNDVAKMQEEKEGAVAFFTEQYKRMLTDNFNDYITNFDKYTQPSSAPKD; encoded by the coding sequence ATGAACACACCAACAACAAAACCAGCACCGGGCCCGGAATTCTGGGAACGCGCCGACCAGGTCATCGCCCTGGCCAACGAGCAATGCCAGCATAGCGGCGGCAATGAAGTAGCCACCTCGCTGCTGTACGCGGCCGCCCGCTTCAACGCCTTCCTCGTCGCCAGCAAGAGCAACGACGTGGCCAAGATGCAGGAAGAGAAGGAAGGCGCCGTGGCCTTCTTCACGGAACAGTACAAGCGCATGCTGACCGACAACTTCAACGACTACATCACCAACTTCGACAAGTACACGCAACCGTCGTCCGCCCCCAAGGATTGA
- a CDS encoding diguanylate cyclase domain-containing protein, with amino-acid sequence MSNKSARQPRPTLDSVLRRAHLSVSLIAVLAAGLTLTAVALLALRVYSDQNLRLVARSMSYTVEGAVVFGDSMAAREALALIGVNEDVDQAQVSDMAGKVLARWERGQHGTRYSIERALTGWILPDSLTFPIMRNEQAIGSIKLVPHSRSLLPFLLSGLSCLLACLVLSLVVAVRLSRRMETEITSPLRHLAETAHRVRRDRSFELRVPPANIAELNQINDDFNALLDELEAWQSHLQKEHASLSHRANHDSLTGLSNRAFMEAELERAILEARIGNGKVAVLFLDSDRFKYINDTFGHASGDRVLVTIAARIKQQLREGDLVARLGGDEFAILLKPLRNSSDAMHIADNIITAMAQAIELPTGNSIVSSLTIGVAVFPDHAIDAVSLVGAADEAMYRAKQAQRGTRQVARLPQPPHLHTHP; translated from the coding sequence ATGAGCAATAAATCTGCCCGCCAGCCCCGCCCCACGCTCGACAGCGTGCTGCGGCGCGCCCACCTGAGCGTGTCGCTGATCGCCGTGCTGGCGGCCGGCCTGACCCTGACGGCCGTGGCGCTGCTGGCCTTGCGCGTGTATTCGGACCAGAACCTGCGCCTGGTGGCCCGCTCGATGAGCTACACGGTGGAAGGGGCCGTCGTCTTTGGCGACTCCATGGCCGCCAGGGAAGCGCTGGCCTTGATTGGCGTCAATGAAGATGTTGACCAGGCGCAAGTGAGCGACATGGCCGGCAAGGTGCTGGCCCGCTGGGAACGGGGTCAGCACGGCACGCGCTACTCCATCGAACGCGCGCTGACGGGCTGGATACTGCCCGATTCGCTGACCTTCCCCATCATGCGCAATGAGCAGGCCATCGGCAGCATCAAGCTGGTGCCGCACAGCCGCAGCCTGCTGCCCTTCCTGCTGAGCGGACTGTCCTGCCTGCTCGCTTGCCTCGTGCTGAGCCTGGTCGTCGCCGTGCGCCTGTCGCGCCGCATGGAAACAGAAATCACCTCGCCCCTGCGCCACCTGGCGGAAACGGCCCACCGCGTGCGGCGCGACCGCTCGTTCGAATTGCGCGTGCCGCCCGCCAACATCGCCGAACTGAACCAGATCAATGACGACTTCAACGCCCTGCTCGACGAACTGGAAGCGTGGCAAAGCCATCTGCAAAAGGAACACGCCTCGCTGTCGCACCGCGCCAACCACGACAGCCTGACGGGCCTGTCGAACCGCGCCTTCATGGAAGCGGAACTGGAACGCGCCATCCTCGAAGCGCGCATCGGCAATGGCAAGGTGGCCGTGCTGTTCCTCGACAGCGACCGCTTCAAGTACATCAACGACACGTTTGGCCATGCCTCGGGCGACCGCGTGCTGGTGACGATCGCCGCGCGCATCAAGCAGCAATTGCGCGAGGGCGACCTGGTGGCGCGCCTGGGCGGCGACGAATTTGCCATCCTGCTCAAGCCGCTGCGCAACAGCAGCGACGCCATGCACATCGCCGACAACATCATCACCGCCATGGCGCAAGCCATTGAACTGCCTACCGGCAACAGCATCGTCAGCTCGCTGACCATCGGCGTGGCCGTCTTCCCCGATCACGCCATCGACGCCGTCTCGCTGGTGGGCGCGGCGGACGAAGCCATGTACCGCGCCAAGCAGGCGCAGCGCGGCACGCGCCAGGTGGCGCGCCTGCCGCAACCCCCGCACCTCCACACTCACCCCTGA
- a CDS encoding PLP-dependent aminotransferase family protein: MTPQFELDTLKIRLAAPELAALDLRVRVQRALRQLILDGVLAPGLRLPATRALAQSLGVSRDTVEMAYAQLRLDGYIERQTGSGSFVSATIGASLLGKSSSALRPASAQPVALSMRGAQILASGGVADQQSVKAFATGLPETRAFPLAVWERLRRQAASEHQAGVLLHGDPQGAEPLRQAIADYVNLERGARATADQVLVLSSTRQALYLCAQVLADAHGPILMEDPGYFGARKAFEMAQLQVLPVPVDAQGLSIDHLRADRSGANTVYVTPSHQYPTGATLTLERRLALTAWAVERQGWIIEDDYDSQFHYAGLPTACVQGLDTQQRTIYLGTFAKSLYPGLRIGYMVLPPALVTPMTYARSILDGHTPQLDQLTLARFIADGHFAAHVRAMRKVYAVRRDAMAQAVRRHLPHVVTAQLPPGGLQMPCLLHEGRDELETLRRAAQAGIVLPGLSRLYATPPARGGWLLGFAALTPHEIDSGIVRLARALG; encoded by the coding sequence ATGACGCCGCAGTTCGAACTCGACACCCTGAAAATCCGCCTCGCCGCGCCTGAACTGGCGGCGCTCGACTTGCGCGTGCGCGTGCAGCGCGCGCTGCGCCAGCTGATACTCGATGGCGTGCTGGCGCCCGGCCTGCGCCTGCCGGCCACGCGCGCGCTGGCGCAATCGCTGGGCGTGTCGCGCGACACGGTGGAAATGGCGTACGCGCAGCTGCGTCTCGATGGCTACATCGAGCGGCAGACGGGATCGGGCAGTTTCGTGTCGGCGACGATAGGCGCGAGCTTGCTGGGCAAGTCGTCTTCGGCATTGCGGCCCGCGTCCGCGCAGCCGGTGGCCCTCAGCATGCGCGGCGCGCAGATTCTCGCCAGCGGCGGCGTGGCCGACCAGCAGAGCGTGAAGGCGTTTGCCACGGGCTTGCCGGAAACGCGCGCCTTTCCCCTCGCCGTGTGGGAGCGCTTGCGGCGCCAGGCGGCCAGCGAACACCAGGCCGGCGTCCTGCTGCACGGCGACCCGCAAGGCGCGGAGCCTTTGCGGCAAGCCATCGCCGACTATGTCAACCTGGAGCGGGGCGCGCGGGCCACGGCGGATCAGGTGCTGGTCTTGAGCAGCACGCGCCAGGCCCTGTACCTGTGCGCGCAGGTGCTGGCCGACGCGCATGGCCCGATATTGATGGAAGATCCCGGCTATTTTGGCGCGCGCAAGGCGTTCGAGATGGCGCAATTGCAGGTGCTGCCCGTGCCGGTCGACGCGCAGGGCTTGTCCATCGACCACCTGCGCGCGGACCGCAGCGGCGCCAACACGGTGTACGTCACGCCGTCGCATCAATACCCGACGGGCGCCACGCTGACACTGGAGCGCCGCCTGGCCCTGACGGCCTGGGCTGTGGAACGCCAGGGCTGGATCATCGAGGACGATTACGACAGCCAGTTTCACTATGCGGGCTTGCCGACGGCTTGCGTGCAGGGGCTAGACACACAGCAGCGCACGATCTATCTGGGCACCTTCGCCAAGTCGCTGTATCCGGGCCTGCGCATCGGCTACATGGTGCTGCCGCCCGCGCTGGTGACGCCGATGACCTATGCGCGCAGCATCCTCGATGGTCACACGCCGCAACTGGATCAGCTGACACTGGCCCGTTTCATCGCGGACGGCCATTTCGCGGCCCATGTGCGCGCCATGCGCAAGGTCTATGCCGTGCGCCGCGACGCGATGGCGCAGGCCGTGCGGCGCCACTTGCCGCACGTGGTCACGGCGCAGCTGCCGCCGGGCGGCTTGCAGATGCCATGTTTGCTGCACGAGGGCAGGGACGAGCTGGAAACGCTACGCCGGGCGGCCCAGGCGGGCATCGTGCTGCCCGGTCTGAGCCGGCTGTATGCGACGCCGCCGGCCCGTGGCGGCTGGCTGCTGGGCTTTGCGGCGCTCACGCCGCACGAGATCGACAGCGGCATCGTCCGCCTGGCGCGCGCCTTGGGCTGA